From Candidatus Cloacimonadota bacterium, the proteins below share one genomic window:
- a CDS encoding ATP-binding protein, translating into MKFGIFQKHLLSFTLLIILSLFVSLIVSLNSIKQSYLEYTKEHLLHLAKSVEMIIEQDSLQAGNEQLIGKIQILSENIDSRITIILEDGEVIVDSETDPNLMVNHKNRPEILEAGNNGIGFRLRISNTLHEKMIYVAIPIYQEGKIKAFIRVSGFVNEIFDLLDTIKNNIFLTAFIVIIFSFIISLILANHFTKPIRKLAAASQKVANGDFKIRIFSKNKDETHELTNNFNLMVEKIDQQVSELSIKSEELTSIINSIQEIFWIIDSKDRIVFHNQSFIDFVSVNAIEESFYWNVFENPELIERVGNILKSKVSAKLEIKIRARFYLISSSYLQKSSSTIFLLYDITEIKNLQKMKKDFVINASHELKTPLTSIKGFLETMESDLSSDYSHYFNILKRNTDRLIYIVNDIMNLSEIESTRQLTFEKMDIRKILQNSINIFEQSASEKRIKIITNFAEIPKIEVDPFRLEQVFVNLIDNAIKYSNENNSVSISVITQDNYVRIDFVDSGIGISEEKIPRLFERFYVIDKSRTRKVGGTGLGLSIVKHIIQLHRGKIEIQSKLGDGTSVKIWLPIKI; encoded by the coding sequence ATGAAATTCGGGATTTTTCAAAAACATCTTTTAAGTTTTACCCTCTTGATAATTCTCTCATTATTCGTTTCACTGATTGTTTCACTAAACTCAATTAAACAAAGTTACCTTGAATATACAAAAGAACATCTATTACATCTCGCGAAATCGGTTGAAATGATTATTGAACAAGATTCTCTGCAAGCTGGAAATGAACAGCTGATAGGGAAAATTCAAATACTATCGGAAAATATTGATTCCAGAATTACAATAATTTTAGAAGATGGTGAAGTTATAGTTGATTCTGAAACAGACCCTAATCTGATGGTGAATCACAAAAACCGTCCTGAAATTTTGGAAGCCGGAAATAATGGAATAGGATTTAGATTACGCATAAGTAATACGCTTCACGAAAAAATGATTTATGTGGCAATTCCAATTTATCAAGAAGGAAAAATCAAAGCATTTATTCGGGTGAGTGGTTTTGTGAATGAGATTTTTGATTTATTGGATACTATCAAAAATAATATTTTTCTCACAGCATTTATTGTAATAATCTTTTCATTTATTATCTCTTTGATTTTGGCAAATCATTTCACGAAACCAATCAGGAAACTTGCCGCAGCTTCGCAAAAAGTAGCAAATGGAGATTTTAAGATAAGAATTTTTTCTAAGAATAAAGATGAAACTCACGAATTAACGAACAATTTCAATTTAATGGTGGAAAAGATAGATCAACAAGTTTCAGAGCTATCAATAAAATCAGAGGAATTAACTTCTATCATAAATTCTATTCAAGAAATTTTTTGGATAATAGATAGCAAAGATAGAATTGTATTTCATAATCAATCATTTATAGATTTTGTGAGTGTAAACGCTATTGAAGAGAGCTTTTATTGGAATGTTTTTGAAAATCCCGAACTCATTGAAAGGGTTGGAAATATTTTAAAATCCAAAGTAAGTGCAAAGCTTGAAATTAAGATTAGAGCCAGATTTTATCTGATTAGTAGCTCTTATTTGCAGAAATCTTCTTCGACAATTTTTCTTTTGTATGATATTACGGAAATCAAAAATTTACAGAAAATGAAAAAGGATTTCGTAATCAATGCTTCCCACGAACTCAAAACTCCGCTTACATCTATAAAAGGATTTTTGGAAACAATGGAGAGTGATCTAAGTTCGGATTATTCTCATTATTTTAATATTCTGAAAAGAAATACCGACCGTTTGATCTATATTGTTAATGATATTATGAATTTATCCGAGATTGAATCAACTCGCCAACTTACATTTGAAAAAATGGATATTAGAAAAATTTTGCAAAATTCAATAAATATCTTTGAGCAAAGTGCATCTGAAAAGAGAATAAAAATCATAACTAATTTTGCTGAAATACCTAAGATCGAAGTTGATCCTTTTAGATTGGAACAGGTTTTTGTGAATCTAATTGATAATGCGATCAAATATTCAAATGAAAATAATTCTGTTTCTATTTCGGTTATTACTCAAGATAATTATGTGAGGATAGATTTTGTTGATTCCGGAATTGGCATCTCAGAAGAAAAAATACCTCGTTTATTCGAACGATTTTATGTTATTGACAAATCAAGAACCAGAAAAGTGGGTGGAACAGGTTTGGGATTGTCAATTGTGAAACATATTATTCAGCTTCATAGAGGAAAAATAGAAATTCAAAGTAAACTTGGTGATGGAACAAGCGTAAAAATATGGCTTCCGATAAAAATTTAG